From one Butyricimonas faecihominis genomic stretch:
- a CDS encoding N-acetylmuramoyl-L-alanine amidase produces the protein MAQEALGKINCICIDAGHGGKDPGAISGKLREKDITLAIALKLGKMVKSAYPDLKVVYTRTKDVAVDLRERGRIANKAKAQLFISIHVNKFSKSSVRGVETYVLGLHKSEASFQVAMKENEAIHYEEDYSVKYDGFDPKKAESYIMFNFLKNSHLKNSMEFAAPIQKELIARTRMPDREVRQAGFIVLMDVGMPAVLIETGFISNPSDQKILTSESGQTNIARAIFTAFQAYKNNVERNSVVLTGGQDEQKVISKQTPQVQKQNQKTSTVEKKDVEKNITTSGKNDLFYAIQVASSKTQIKDLRYLKLKDKVEVLKGTDRYRYYVKKTSSYEKALEFQQEVRKTVKDCFVIAVYKGKQITVAEARKLERKK, from the coding sequence ATGGCACAAGAGGCTTTGGGTAAAATTAATTGTATTTGTATTGATGCCGGACATGGAGGAAAAGATCCGGGAGCTATCAGTGGAAAGCTGAGAGAAAAAGATATAACGTTGGCCATCGCTCTGAAATTGGGGAAAATGGTGAAGAGTGCCTATCCTGATTTGAAAGTCGTGTACACGAGAACAAAAGATGTTGCCGTGGATTTGAGAGAACGGGGACGGATTGCGAATAAGGCCAAAGCGCAATTGTTTATATCCATTCATGTGAATAAGTTTTCTAAATCAAGCGTGAGAGGCGTGGAAACATACGTGCTGGGGTTGCATAAGTCGGAGGCCAGTTTTCAGGTTGCCATGAAAGAGAACGAGGCTATTCATTACGAAGAGGATTATTCTGTGAAATATGATGGTTTTGATCCGAAAAAGGCAGAGTCATATATCATGTTTAATTTTTTGAAAAATAGTCATTTGAAGAATAGTATGGAATTTGCCGCACCTATACAAAAGGAGTTAATCGCGAGAACTCGTATGCCGGATCGGGAAGTAAGGCAAGCGGGATTTATCGTGTTGATGGACGTGGGGATGCCGGCTGTTCTGATTGAGACCGGTTTTATTTCGAATCCGAGTGATCAAAAGATTTTAACGTCTGAATCGGGACAAACGAATATTGCCCGGGCTATATTTACGGCTTTTCAGGCCTATAAGAATAACGTGGAACGTAACAGTGTCGTGTTGACCGGTGGACAGGATGAACAAAAAGTGATATCAAAACAGACTCCGCAGGTGCAAAAGCAAAACCAGAAAACTTCCACGGTAGAAAAGAAAGACGTAGAGAAGAATATTACGACTTCTGGTAAGAATGATTTGTTTTATGCTATACAAGTTGCCTCTTCCAAGACACAAATAAAAGATCTTCGGTATCTGAAACTGAAAGATAAGGTGGAGGTGCTGAAGGGAACAGACCGTTACCGGTATTACGTGAAGAAAACTTCGAGTTACGAGAAAGCGTTAGAGTTTCAACAAGAAGTTCGGAAAACTGTAAAGGATTGCTTTGTTATTGCTGTCTATAAGGGAAAACAAATTACCGTGGCAGAGGCAAGAAAGTTAGAACGGAAAAAATAA